One Scyliorhinus canicula chromosome 12, sScyCan1.1, whole genome shotgun sequence genomic region harbors:
- the LOC119974890 gene encoding fish-egg lectin-like codes for MHAHIFLLLALCGGSLALVCHQVKGNLKQIDAGNGQVIGVDENGIIFTRFEGQWLNIPGKLAHVTVGPAGIWGVDDDHAIYRMQGGSWALLDGLLKQIDAGGNGFVSGANMVDDIFCVQRDAAISAAAYDSPVYNHLDGKLKYYSCGPQGCWGVNSVNDIFFRTEVTPNGCLGKSWVQIDGKLSMIEVGTDGSVYGVNHDGKLFRRDGISPSSLTGTQWTYLRMNGQTLKHVTTDQGQLWLLTQDNRILHCK; via the exons ATGCACGCTCACATCTTTCtgttgctggccctctgtggaGGCTCTTTAG CTCTGGTCTGCCATCAGGTAAAGGGAAACCTGAAGCAAATTGATGCTGGTAATGGACAGGTCATTGGAGTTGATGAAAATGGGATCATTTTCACTCGATTTGAAGGCCAATGGCTTAACATTCCTGGGAAGCTTGCACATGTGACGGTGGGCCCAGCTGGGATTTGGGGAGTGGATGATGATCATGCCATTTACAGAATGCAAGGCGGATCCTGGGCATTATTGGATG GCCTGCTCAAACAGATTGATGCTGGTGGCAACGGCTTTGTGAGTGGAGCTAACATGGTTGATGACATCTTCTGTGTCCAACGGGATGCAGCGATATCTGCTGCTGCTTATGACAGCCCAGTGTATAATCACCTGGATGGCAAACTGAAATACTACTCCTGTGGGCCGCAGGGTTGCTGGGGTGTTAATTCAGTCAATGATATTTTCTTCCGAACTGAAGTAACTCCAAATGGATGTTTGGGGAAAAGTTGGGTACAGattgatggaaaactctccatgATTGAGGTTGGAACGGATGGCAGCGTCTACGGTGTAAATCATGACGGCAAACTCTTCCGCAG AGATGGGATTTCACCCAGTTCCTTAACTGGGACACAGTGGACCTACTTACGCATGAACGGACAAACATTGAAACACGTGACAACAGATCAGGGACAACTGTGGCTTCTTACCCAAGACAACAGAATCCTTCACTGCAAATAG